One stretch of Paenibacillus sp. FSL R5-0341 DNA includes these proteins:
- a CDS encoding assimilatory sulfite reductase (NADPH) flavoprotein subunit, with product MELQVTNSPFNQEQVELLNRLIPTLTDGQRTWLSGYIAAIQASATITAPANLVQAAPTTDIAPVSAPPVSREVTVLFGSQTGNSSGLSKKLAKKLEEQGLQVTLSSMGDFKPNGLKKIENLLIIVSTHGEGEPPDNAIPLHEFLNSKRAPKLEGLRYSVLALGDTSYEFFCQTGKDFDNRLHELGGTALVPRVDCDVDFDEAAAEWMNEVLASLSSTSGAAGTVTTEAVTAAVSGGESEYDRTNPFKSEVLENLNLNGRGSDRETRHIELSLEGSNLDYEPGDSLGVFPENHPRLVDELIAAMGWNADERVTVNKNGDQASVHEALLRYFEITAVTKPVVEQLAKLNPGSGLTALLADDSEFRTVMNSCDLLDLVQDYQLKGIPAGEFVAALRKIPARLYSIASSSKSFPDEVHLTVRTVRYEARGRERYGVCSVHLAERIEAGDTLPVYIQHNPNFKLPENPDTPIIMVGPGTGVAPFRSFLGEREETGAEGKTWLFYGDQHFATDFLYQTEWQRWLKDGVLTKMDVAFSRDTEQKVYVQHRMLEHSKELYQWLQEGASVYICGDEKKMAHDVHAALTTILEQEGGLSPEQASEYLTRLQQDKRYQRDVY from the coding sequence GTGGAACTTCAAGTGACAAACAGCCCTTTTAATCAAGAACAAGTTGAACTGCTTAATCGTCTTATTCCTACATTGACCGATGGACAACGGACTTGGTTGAGTGGATATATTGCAGCAATCCAGGCAAGCGCGACAATAACGGCTCCAGCTAACCTGGTACAGGCTGCACCAACTACAGATATTGCGCCTGTCAGTGCTCCGCCAGTGTCCAGGGAAGTGACCGTGCTCTTCGGTTCACAAACCGGGAATTCCAGTGGCCTGTCGAAGAAGCTGGCCAAGAAACTTGAAGAACAAGGTCTTCAGGTAACGTTATCATCGATGGGAGATTTCAAACCGAACGGACTCAAGAAAATTGAAAATCTCCTTATCATCGTTAGTACCCACGGCGAGGGTGAACCGCCGGATAATGCGATTCCGCTGCATGAATTCCTGAACAGCAAACGGGCTCCGAAGCTCGAAGGACTTCGTTACTCGGTGTTGGCTCTTGGAGATACCTCCTATGAGTTCTTTTGTCAGACAGGTAAGGATTTCGATAATCGATTGCATGAGTTGGGTGGTACAGCTCTTGTACCGCGCGTGGACTGTGATGTTGATTTTGATGAAGCAGCTGCGGAGTGGATGAATGAAGTACTGGCGTCATTAAGCAGCACATCTGGTGCTGCGGGCACAGTAACTACTGAAGCTGTTACAGCTGCGGTGAGCGGCGGGGAATCCGAATATGACCGCACGAATCCATTCAAGAGTGAAGTTTTGGAAAATCTCAATCTGAATGGCAGAGGCTCGGACCGTGAAACACGTCACATTGAGTTGTCTTTGGAAGGGTCCAATCTGGATTACGAGCCTGGTGATAGCCTTGGGGTATTTCCTGAGAATCACCCACGTCTTGTGGATGAATTGATTGCAGCCATGGGATGGAATGCAGATGAGCGCGTGACTGTGAATAAAAACGGGGATCAGGCATCTGTGCATGAAGCGTTGCTGCGTTATTTCGAGATTACAGCCGTAACGAAACCGGTCGTGGAACAACTGGCGAAGCTGAATCCGGGAAGCGGTCTGACAGCGTTGCTCGCAGATGATTCCGAATTCCGTACAGTCATGAACAGCTGTGATCTGTTGGATCTGGTTCAGGACTATCAGTTGAAAGGCATTCCTGCTGGGGAGTTCGTAGCTGCTCTTCGCAAAATTCCGGCACGTCTGTATTCTATCGCGAGCAGCTCGAAGTCTTTCCCGGACGAAGTTCATCTCACGGTTCGTACGGTACGTTATGAAGCACGTGGCAGAGAGCGTTACGGTGTATGCTCGGTTCATCTGGCTGAGCGAATCGAAGCTGGCGACACCCTGCCTGTATATATACAGCATAACCCGAATTTCAAGCTGCCTGAGAACCCGGACACGCCGATCATCATGGTTGGCCCAGGTACAGGCGTAGCGCCATTCAGATCTTTCCTTGGTGAACGTGAAGAAACAGGCGCAGAAGGCAAAACATGGCTGTTCTACGGGGATCAGCATTTTGCTACCGACTTCCTGTACCAGACCGAATGGCAGCGCTGGCTCAAAGATGGTGTGCTCACGAAGATGGATGTAGCCTTCTCCCGTGATACCGAACAGAAAGTGTATGTACAACATCGCATGCTGGAACACAGCAAAGAGTTGTACCAGTGGCTCCAGGAAGGTGCAAGTGTATATATCTGTGGTGACGAGAAAAAAATGGCACATGATGTGCATGCTGCGCTTACCACGATTCTTGAACAAGAAGGCGGCTTATCGCCTGAGCAGGCATCGGAATATCTGACACGGTTGCAACAGGATAAACGTTATCAGCGGGACGTCTATTAA
- the cysI gene encoding assimilatory sulfite reductase (NADPH) hemoprotein subunit — protein sequence MAYNNLLNPQRTNSDVEDIKIKSDYLRGSLTETLADRITGAIPEDDNRLMKHHGSYMQDDRDLRNERHKSKLEPAYQFMLRVRASGGIVTPEQWLMMDSVAHKYANETIRLTTRQSFQLHGVLKWDLKNTIREVNDSLLSTLAACGDVNRNVMCNPNPNQSDVHAEVYEWACQVSNHLDPRTRAYHELWLDGEKVIDSQDSDEEVEPIYGKVYLPRKFKIGIAVPPSNDVDVFSQDLGFIAIVENGKLQGFNVSVGGGMGMSHGDSKTYPQVSKVIGFCTPEQMIDVAEKTVMIQRDHGDRAVRKHARFKYTLDDRGVEWFIEELTTRLGWKLDVARPYHFETNGDRYGWVKGNNGRWHYTLFIQNGRVKDVDGYPLMTGLREIAKVHTGDFRLTANQNLIIGNISSQKKKKIEALIQQYNLTDGAHYSALRRSSMACVALPTCGLAMAESERYLPSLIDKLEPVLDEAGLRDEEIVIRMTGCPNGCARPMLAEISFIGKAPGKYNMYLGGSFTGHRLNKLYKENIGETEILDTLTPMVNQYAKERNEGEHFGDFVIRAGYVPEVLDGRQFHA from the coding sequence ATGGCTTATAATAACTTACTTAACCCACAGCGCACGAATAGCGATGTGGAAGATATAAAGATCAAAAGTGATTACTTGCGCGGAAGTCTGACTGAAACATTGGCTGATCGTATCACGGGTGCGATTCCCGAGGACGACAACCGTCTGATGAAACACCACGGCAGCTACATGCAGGATGACCGTGACCTGCGTAATGAGCGTCACAAATCCAAGCTGGAGCCTGCATACCAATTCATGTTGCGTGTGCGCGCTTCCGGGGGCATTGTAACGCCAGAGCAATGGTTGATGATGGACAGTGTTGCACATAAATATGCGAACGAGACGATTCGTCTGACCACACGACAATCTTTTCAACTGCATGGCGTACTGAAGTGGGATCTCAAGAACACCATTCGCGAAGTAAACGATTCGTTGCTAAGCACACTTGCTGCATGTGGTGACGTGAACCGTAACGTGATGTGTAACCCGAATCCGAATCAGTCCGATGTGCATGCCGAAGTGTATGAGTGGGCATGTCAGGTGAGCAATCATCTGGACCCTCGCACGCGGGCCTACCATGAGCTGTGGCTGGACGGAGAGAAAGTGATTGATTCCCAGGATTCGGATGAAGAGGTTGAACCGATCTATGGCAAAGTGTATTTGCCACGTAAGTTCAAAATCGGCATTGCTGTACCGCCATCCAATGATGTGGACGTCTTTTCACAGGATCTTGGCTTTATTGCTATTGTGGAGAACGGCAAGCTGCAAGGCTTCAACGTTTCCGTTGGCGGTGGCATGGGGATGTCTCATGGTGACTCCAAAACCTATCCTCAGGTTTCCAAAGTTATTGGGTTCTGTACACCGGAGCAAATGATTGATGTTGCGGAGAAAACAGTCATGATTCAGCGCGATCATGGTGATCGTGCGGTTCGTAAACATGCTCGTTTCAAATATACGCTGGATGACCGTGGTGTGGAGTGGTTTATCGAAGAGTTGACTACCCGTTTGGGTTGGAAACTGGATGTGGCACGTCCGTATCATTTTGAGACGAATGGAGATCGATATGGTTGGGTTAAAGGCAATAATGGCAGATGGCACTACACGCTGTTTATTCAGAATGGTCGTGTAAAGGATGTTGATGGCTATCCGCTCATGACGGGCCTTCGTGAAATTGCTAAAGTGCATACGGGTGATTTCCGTCTGACGGCGAACCAGAATCTGATTATCGGTAATATCAGCAGCCAGAAGAAGAAAAAGATTGAAGCACTCATTCAGCAATATAACCTGACGGATGGTGCGCATTACTCTGCGCTGCGCAGAAGTTCGATGGCTTGTGTTGCACTTCCGACCTGTGGTCTGGCAATGGCTGAGTCGGAACGTTACTTGCCATCTTTGATTGATAAACTGGAGCCAGTACTGGACGAAGCCGGGCTGAGAGACGAAGAGATTGTCATTCGGATGACAGGCTGCCCGAATGGATGCGCAAGACCGATGCTGGCTGAGATTTCATTTATCGGTAAAGCACCAGGGAAATACAATATGTATCTTGGTGGCAGCTTCACCGGACATCGTCTGAATAAGCTGTACAAAGAAAACATTGGAGAAACCGAGATTCTGGACACGTTGACTCCAATGGTGAATCAATATGCCAAAGAGCGCAATGAAGGTGAACATTTCGGAGATTTTGTCATTCGTGCGGGATATGTTCCAGAAGTGCTGGATGGTCGACAATTTCATGCTTAA
- a CDS encoding YebC/PmpR family DNA-binding transcriptional regulator, translating to MGRKWNNIKEKKASKDANTSRVYAKFGVEIYVAAKKGEPDPEANRALKVVLERAKTYNVPKAIIDRAMEKAKGSGDENYEELRYEGFGPNGAMVIVDALTNNVNRTAPEVRSAFNKNAGNMGVSGSVAYMFDPTAVIGIEGKNSEEVLELLLEADVDVRDIVDEDDAVIVYAEPDQFHAVQEAFKAAGINEFTVAELTMLAQNHIELPEDAQAQFEKLIDALEDLEDVQQVYHNVEFV from the coding sequence ATGGGTCGTAAGTGGAATAATATCAAGGAAAAAAAAGCTTCAAAAGATGCAAACACGAGCCGGGTCTACGCTAAATTCGGCGTTGAGATCTATGTAGCTGCCAAGAAGGGCGAACCGGACCCGGAAGCGAACCGTGCACTGAAAGTCGTGCTGGAACGTGCCAAAACGTATAATGTACCCAAAGCCATCATTGATCGTGCGATGGAAAAAGCAAAAGGCAGCGGGGATGAGAACTATGAAGAGCTGCGTTATGAAGGCTTCGGACCGAATGGTGCGATGGTCATCGTTGATGCACTTACGAACAACGTAAATCGTACAGCGCCGGAAGTGCGCTCTGCGTTTAACAAAAATGCCGGCAACATGGGTGTCAGCGGTTCTGTTGCTTACATGTTTGATCCTACAGCGGTTATCGGTATTGAAGGCAAAAATTCCGAAGAGGTGCTTGAACTTCTGCTCGAAGCAGATGTGGATGTACGTGATATCGTGGACGAAGACGATGCTGTGATTGTATATGCAGAACCGGATCAATTCCACGCTGTACAAGAAGCATTCAAAGCTGCGGGAATTAATGAGTTCACAGTAGCCGAGCTGACGATGCTTGCGCAAAACCATATTGAACTTCCAGAGGATGCACAAGCTCAGTTCGAGAAACTAATCGATGCGCTTGAGGACCTTGAAGATGTTCAGCAGGTTTACCATAACGTAGAGTTCGTTTAA
- a CDS encoding DMT family transporter, with translation MLITGISLALLAGALVSLQTIFNSKVNERTGSWSTTTMVLFTGFIASFLISLLVEGKNTFSFQHMQPWYWLSGAIGVGVVFCLVQGMKLLGPTYAISIVLTSQLSFALLFDSMGWLGLEQIPFSWNQLLGVLVIVGGIVLFKFGGGKSEKSEQSPGTLQSDS, from the coding sequence ATGTTAATCACAGGTATTTCGCTTGCACTACTGGCAGGTGCACTTGTCAGTCTGCAAACGATTTTTAATAGCAAAGTCAATGAACGCACCGGTTCATGGTCCACTACAACGATGGTCCTGTTCACCGGATTTATTGCTTCATTCCTCATCTCTCTGCTAGTCGAAGGCAAAAATACATTCAGCTTTCAGCATATGCAACCTTGGTACTGGCTCAGTGGAGCCATCGGCGTTGGTGTAGTCTTCTGTCTCGTGCAAGGCATGAAGCTGCTTGGCCCCACATATGCCATCTCGATCGTACTGACGTCCCAACTGAGCTTTGCTCTATTGTTTGATTCCATGGGATGGCTCGGTCTGGAACAAATTCCTTTTTCGTGGAATCAACTGCTCGGTGTACTTGTCATTGTAGGCGGAATTGTGTTGTTTAAGTTCGGTGGGGGGAAATCGGAAAAATCAGAGCAGTCCCCTGGAACACTTCAGTCTGACTCATAA
- a CDS encoding helix-turn-helix domain-containing protein, producing MEEIHNEHQLMNYLKQYQLETVFHEPLRPHITLCHFEKCELICREGEASEYLYVLVEGKIKIFTTSAQDKTLVLCFKTPLEVVGDIEYVRESDIVNTVQAVSPVVMLRIHYQWLAELASDYAPLLKFLLKIISHKFYIDSNFSNFNLMYPVEVRLASYLLSISTEEAGNVVHEELDAFNLTDIANLIGTSYRHLNRVIQKLCTDGLIERHQGLIMIKDRAGLREIAGHNIYE from the coding sequence GTGGAAGAGATCCATAACGAGCACCAATTAATGAACTATCTGAAGCAATATCAACTCGAAACGGTATTTCACGAGCCCCTGCGTCCGCATATAACGTTATGCCACTTCGAGAAGTGTGAACTGATCTGTCGCGAAGGAGAAGCTTCCGAATATTTATACGTACTGGTCGAGGGCAAAATCAAGATTTTCACCACCTCTGCTCAGGATAAAACGCTGGTGCTTTGTTTCAAAACACCGCTTGAAGTCGTTGGCGACATAGAGTACGTCCGCGAAAGCGATATTGTCAACACGGTTCAGGCCGTATCGCCTGTGGTGATGCTTCGCATTCATTATCAATGGCTCGCTGAGCTTGCCAGCGATTATGCACCGTTGCTTAAATTTTTACTGAAAATCATCTCACACAAATTCTACATTGACTCGAACTTTTCCAATTTCAACCTGATGTATCCCGTTGAGGTTCGTCTAGCCAGCTACCTGCTTTCCATTTCGACAGAAGAAGCCGGCAACGTCGTTCACGAAGAGCTAGACGCGTTCAATCTGACTGACATTGCAAATCTGATCGGCACCAGTTACCGACATCTGAACCGGGTCATTCAGAAGCTCTGTACGGACGGGTTAATTGAAAGACATCAAGGATTGATTATGATTAAGGATCGGGCGGGTCTACGTGAGATAGCAGGTCACAACATTTATGAATAA
- a CDS encoding DMT family transporter, which produces MRGIIFALLGGACITLQGVANTRISTDMGTWQAATITQLTGFILAALILSFVRDTNLQGLKQVKPMYLAGGAFGAVIIFSEVTAIQQIGVTFTISALLIAQLFLTFLVDSNGWFGAVKQKMKLPQFLGIALMITGVIIMKL; this is translated from the coding sequence ATGAGAGGAATTATTTTTGCATTACTGGGTGGTGCGTGTATCACGCTGCAAGGGGTTGCCAATACTCGGATTAGCACGGATATGGGCACATGGCAGGCCGCTACGATTACACAACTAACAGGCTTCATATTAGCGGCGCTGATCCTGTCGTTCGTTCGTGACACCAACCTTCAAGGACTTAAACAAGTGAAACCCATGTACCTGGCTGGAGGTGCTTTTGGCGCCGTCATTATTTTCAGCGAAGTAACGGCCATTCAGCAAATTGGGGTTACATTCACGATCTCGGCCTTGCTCATTGCGCAGCTGTTCCTGACTTTTCTGGTGGATAGTAACGGATGGTTTGGCGCGGTGAAACAAAAGATGAAACTGCCGCAATTTCTGGGCATTGCCTTGATGATCACGGGCGTTATCATTATGAAACTGTAG
- a CDS encoding Nif3-like dinuclear metal center hexameric protein: MDLTVQDIVLHLTANIELPEKTVDQLITGSLDRKVTGIIIAFMPTHYVIEQAIQHGANLIIAHESPFYNHHSHTDWLANDSVYVDKRKLIDEAGISIYRCHDIIHRFQPDGITEGLIQALGWSSYLEQRLAEADILSFPEGSTVEAIAHHVKSCLGIEYVRVAGNAELVCRRAAVLVGFRGNGPVTIPLIQNEQLDLIIAGEGFEWETPEYIRDAVQQGKSKALIMMGHAESEASGMKLLADRLGEHFPELSVRFVGEEPLYTMI, from the coding sequence ATGGACCTTACTGTTCAAGACATTGTACTTCATCTCACAGCTAACATTGAATTGCCGGAAAAAACGGTGGATCAGCTCATTACGGGATCACTTGATCGAAAGGTTACAGGTATTATCATTGCTTTTATGCCCACACATTATGTTATTGAACAAGCCATACAACACGGTGCTAACTTGATCATTGCGCATGAATCTCCGTTTTATAACCATCACAGTCATACGGATTGGCTTGCAAATGATTCGGTTTATGTGGACAAAAGAAAGTTGATCGACGAAGCAGGTATTTCCATCTATCGATGTCATGATATCATCCACCGGTTTCAACCGGATGGCATTACGGAAGGATTGATTCAAGCCTTAGGGTGGTCCTCTTATTTGGAACAACGACTAGCGGAAGCAGACATTCTTTCTTTTCCGGAAGGAAGCACTGTTGAAGCTATTGCTCACCATGTGAAAAGTTGTCTTGGGATCGAGTATGTGCGCGTTGCAGGCAATGCGGAATTAGTCTGTAGACGCGCAGCGGTATTAGTAGGTTTTCGTGGCAATGGCCCTGTAACGATTCCCTTGATTCAGAACGAGCAATTGGATCTCATCATCGCTGGAGAAGGATTCGAATGGGAGACACCGGAATATATCCGTGATGCCGTACAACAAGGCAAGTCCAAAGCACTGATCATGATGGGACATGCCGAGAGCGAGGCTTCAGGAATGAAGCTTTTGGCAGACAGGTTGGGAGAACATTTTCCCGAATTGTCTGTTCGTTTTGTAGGCGAGGAGCCTTTGTATACTATGATTTAA
- a CDS encoding biliverdin-producing heme oxygenase, whose amino-acid sequence MTSTNIMERLKSETAHYHRQVEQNPYAKAIMNQTVTIEEYRTYLEKFYGFLKPLEDQAVHQPFWGSTGLDIEIRGKAGLLEKDLRNLGASEEEISQLPLCEELPDISTPARLFGYLYVIEGSTNGGQIMTKRLSQFLPIEADRGLEYFNAYGTETRTRWSEFMGLLQQSISTPEDHDNMVHSASETFRLLDQWINTDK is encoded by the coding sequence ATGACATCAACAAATATTATGGAACGTCTGAAGAGCGAGACAGCTCATTATCACAGACAAGTAGAACAGAACCCTTATGCGAAAGCCATTATGAATCAAACTGTGACTATAGAAGAATATAGAACATATTTAGAGAAATTTTATGGATTCCTGAAACCGTTGGAAGATCAGGCTGTACATCAGCCTTTCTGGGGAAGTACGGGATTGGATATCGAGATTAGAGGCAAGGCTGGACTGTTGGAAAAAGATTTACGAAATCTGGGTGCAAGTGAAGAGGAAATCAGCCAACTTCCGCTCTGTGAAGAATTGCCGGATATTTCAACACCTGCGCGTTTGTTCGGATATCTGTATGTCATTGAAGGGTCCACGAACGGTGGACAGATTATGACCAAGCGTTTGTCGCAGTTTCTGCCGATTGAAGCTGATCGCGGTTTGGAATATTTCAATGCCTACGGTACAGAGACTAGAACAAGATGGAGTGAGTTTATGGGTTTGCTGCAGCAGTCCATCAGTACTCCAGAAGATCATGACAACATGGTGCACAGTGCATCAGAGACTTTCCGACTGCTGGATCAGTGGATTAATACGGACAAGTAA
- a CDS encoding diguanylate cyclase → MAEPKSKKEQNLLNRTLLQQGTYTNDPIDLNNCDKEPIHIPGFIQPHGVLLAINTSHTPTVVQCSQNTEDHLGIAYEDVLGMPLENLIGEEAVRKLLGSSFNADVTSDLHYMDLTINVSGEDRIFSSVLHESEGLLILEIEPFYEKENMETTDFEWISRFFGRIKSTDSRVEASQIAAEQVKEMLGYDRVMIYEFDEQWNGKVIAEAREQELEPFLGHHYPASDIPKQARELYLRNWLRTIVNVNYKPVEIVPTLQPLTGKPLNLSLSVLRSVSPLHIEYLHNMGVGATVTISLIHNNQLWGLITCHHYSARYVPHRVRNLCNFLGAFFSNELFQRQQLDDYQAEIQSREAASRIANIFIGNTSPARVLEELQGEEETVLNLMDAAGAAICYQDKLLLYGETPNSGQIRELAGWLAGRAEDYSYHTSKLSLEYETSKAYQDKASGVIYVAISPGQHNYMIWFRPEVVQVVEWAGDPAKAVLKTDDGMRLSPRKSFEKWREVVKSTSYPWTTKELSVLPLLKTIVRRQTENQLVQAEEQALQNARILRQNEQRYLQLMDYSPVAFFTLTDGQIIYCNTKAAELLGFESSKNLTGKDFREFVPDKTRVTLQQNFEELQHNNTSLITSQSYFTTAAGTSLLLEITLASVTHAGKPSVMVLLHSGASHHEQDSYSETTSQLQNYLNTDPLTDMPIQAVFRSQLQDDWDDCLQEKCSLGLLIIDIDDFRSYNAAYGLQGGDLCLQWIGEVLTVVSEQHHGLISRLRGGTFMLKLKSTTSDDVDKLAEEIRQHVLALQIQRESSGPSGVVTVSVGGAVLVPDESSNASDLIEKASLALTQAKSEGKNRVIVV, encoded by the coding sequence ATGGCCGAACCGAAGTCCAAGAAAGAACAAAATTTATTGAACCGCACATTGCTTCAACAGGGAACATACACGAATGATCCAATTGATCTGAATAACTGTGATAAAGAACCGATTCATATCCCGGGCTTTATTCAACCTCATGGTGTGCTTTTGGCCATCAATACCAGTCATACGCCAACCGTTGTTCAGTGTAGCCAAAATACGGAGGACCATCTGGGTATTGCCTATGAGGATGTTCTGGGCATGCCTTTGGAAAATCTGATCGGAGAGGAAGCTGTACGCAAACTGTTGGGTAGTAGCTTCAATGCAGATGTAACCTCTGATTTGCATTACATGGATCTGACCATTAACGTATCCGGTGAAGACCGGATATTCTCTTCTGTTCTTCATGAAAGTGAAGGGCTGCTTATTCTGGAGATCGAGCCTTTCTATGAAAAAGAAAACATGGAGACCACTGACTTTGAATGGATATCCCGATTCTTCGGTCGGATCAAAAGTACAGACAGTCGCGTGGAAGCAAGTCAGATTGCGGCTGAACAGGTGAAGGAAATGCTCGGTTATGACCGAGTGATGATCTATGAGTTTGACGAGCAATGGAACGGGAAAGTTATTGCTGAAGCGCGTGAGCAGGAACTCGAACCCTTCCTGGGACATCACTATCCGGCTTCAGATATTCCAAAACAGGCTCGGGAATTGTATCTTCGCAATTGGCTTAGAACCATTGTGAATGTCAATTATAAACCCGTGGAGATTGTGCCTACGCTCCAACCGCTCACAGGCAAACCGCTGAATTTGAGTCTGTCGGTCCTGCGTAGCGTGTCTCCTCTTCACATCGAATATTTGCATAATATGGGTGTGGGTGCGACGGTTACGATCTCGCTTATTCATAACAATCAGCTGTGGGGACTCATTACATGTCATCATTATTCGGCCAGATATGTACCCCATCGCGTACGGAATCTGTGCAATTTTCTGGGGGCATTCTTCTCGAATGAATTGTTCCAGCGTCAGCAACTTGATGATTATCAAGCAGAGATTCAATCACGTGAAGCCGCTTCACGAATTGCCAACATTTTTATTGGAAATACAAGTCCTGCCCGGGTTCTAGAGGAATTACAGGGAGAAGAAGAGACGGTGTTAAACCTGATGGATGCTGCCGGAGCAGCGATCTGTTACCAGGACAAGCTGTTGTTGTATGGTGAAACTCCGAACAGTGGACAGATTCGTGAACTGGCAGGTTGGCTTGCAGGAAGGGCTGAGGATTACAGTTATCATACGTCGAAACTGAGTTTAGAGTATGAGACGTCCAAAGCTTATCAAGATAAGGCTTCCGGGGTTATTTATGTTGCGATCTCACCTGGACAGCATAACTATATGATCTGGTTCCGACCGGAGGTCGTTCAGGTTGTCGAATGGGCGGGTGATCCAGCCAAGGCGGTCCTTAAAACGGATGACGGCATGCGGTTGTCCCCTCGTAAATCATTTGAGAAATGGCGTGAGGTTGTGAAATCGACTTCCTATCCATGGACAACGAAAGAGCTGAGTGTATTACCTTTACTCAAAACCATTGTACGGCGCCAGACAGAGAATCAGTTGGTTCAGGCCGAAGAACAGGCGCTTCAGAATGCTCGTATTTTGCGACAAAATGAACAGCGTTATTTGCAGTTGATGGATTACTCGCCTGTGGCATTCTTTACTTTGACTGACGGTCAGATCATCTATTGTAACACGAAGGCTGCTGAGTTGCTCGGATTCGAGAGTTCCAAAAACCTGACAGGCAAGGACTTCAGAGAATTTGTACCTGACAAAACGAGAGTCACGTTGCAACAGAATTTTGAAGAATTACAACACAATAACACAAGTTTGATTACCAGCCAGTCGTATTTTACTACAGCTGCAGGTACCTCATTGTTGCTTGAAATTACACTTGCTTCTGTTACGCATGCGGGCAAGCCATCTGTGATGGTACTACTGCACAGTGGAGCGTCCCACCATGAACAGGATAGCTACTCGGAAACGACGAGCCAGCTTCAAAATTATCTGAACACAGATCCATTAACAGATATGCCGATTCAAGCGGTGTTTAGGTCACAGCTTCAGGATGACTGGGATGACTGTTTACAGGAAAAATGCAGTCTGGGACTGCTCATTATAGATATTGATGATTTCCGCTCATATAATGCAGCTTATGGCCTTCAGGGAGGCGACCTGTGTCTGCAATGGATCGGTGAGGTGCTTACGGTTGTTAGCGAACAGCATCATGGCTTGATCTCTCGTCTTCGCGGAGGAACATTCATGCTAAAATTGAAGAGCACAACGTCTGATGATGTAGATAAACTGGCAGAAGAGATTAGACAGCACGTTCTGGCTCTTCAGATTCAAAGGGAATCATCCGGTCCGAGTGGAGTCGTCACCGTTAGTGTCGGTGGGGCAGTACTGGTGCCAGATGAGAGCTCCAATGCATCCGATCTGATTGAGAAAGCTAGTCTGGCATTGACCCAAGCCAAGAGTGAAGGGAAAAACCGAGTGATTGTCGTGTAA